Proteins encoded together in one bacterium window:
- a CDS encoding ankyrin repeat domain-containing protein, with translation MKKLIIMPVFLKSVACSTFILFACLAFSSFLRASAAAPEPIDTDLKAASDYSEWFKIHQMCYNNKDVSVVGNYIDKLNLSKNDLALHLNRRDESGYSALDYAIMSGDILKVMLLLENGANPIPCFITALAPWFRESIAEMLAIRCFMGSFDISYQGFSLVHRVAQLNRGGQSLVFIVSELQKRNILPAESFNFASSSGMTPLHCAAAAGMLANVYTLSRYDAVIDARDHVGNTPLHLAAKSGHADVVRALIRLGADVDVVNSHAKTPLSYARIYDRQDVADILQGCFSQQSTDQSESDSEDNEYAESVLEDLFASFDIKLQSTSLHVDEEMPLVKDEGSKNSEPTSAVFENKHLFTSSEIKKQPILGGIDSASYLSDDESFMLKSYSSEEMCASSDSEKSESSDALERLFASFEKQGTCAVSE, from the coding sequence ATGAAAAAATTAATAATAATGCCGGTATTTTTGAAAAGCGTCGCGTGTAGCACTTTTATTTTGTTTGCCTGTCTTGCTTTTTCAAGCTTTCTTCGTGCTAGTGCTGCGGCTCCTGAGCCTATCGATACTGATCTAAAGGCAGCTTCAGATTATAGTGAATGGTTTAAAATTCATCAGATGTGTTATAATAACAAAGATGTTTCTGTTGTTGGTAATTATATTGACAAGCTTAATCTTTCAAAAAATGACTTGGCTTTGCATTTGAATCGACGCGATGAATCTGGTTATAGTGCTCTTGATTATGCGATTATGTCTGGTGATATATTAAAAGTGATGCTTTTACTTGAAAACGGAGCTAATCCTATTCCTTGTTTTATTACCGCCCTTGCTCCATGGTTTAGAGAAAGCATTGCTGAAATGTTGGCTATTCGGTGTTTTATGGGTTCATTTGATATCAGCTATCAAGGTTTTAGTTTGGTTCATCGGGTAGCTCAGCTTAATCGAGGTGGGCAATCTTTAGTTTTTATTGTTAGTGAATTACAAAAAAGAAACATTCTTCCCGCCGAGTCGTTCAATTTTGCCAGTAGTAGTGGTATGACGCCGCTGCACTGTGCAGCAGCAGCAGGCATGTTGGCTAATGTGTATACATTGTCCAGGTATGACGCTGTTATTGATGCGAGAGACCATGTGGGCAATACTCCGCTTCATCTTGCTGCAAAATCTGGTCATGCAGATGTGGTGAGAGCTTTAATTCGTCTTGGTGCTGATGTTGATGTAGTTAATAGTCATGCTAAAACGCCATTGAGTTATGCCAGAATATATGATCGCCAAGATGTTGCTGACATTTTACAGGGTTGTTTTTCTCAACAATCGACTGATCAGTCTGAATCTGATAGCGAAGATAATGAATATGCAGAATCGGTGTTGGAGGATCTGTTTGCATCGTTTGACATAAAACTGCAGAGCACCTCTTTGCATGTTGACGAAGAGATGCCCCTTGTGAAGGATGAGGGTAGCAAAAATAGTGAACCGACGAGTGCTGTTTTTGAGAATAAGCACTTGTTTACATCGTCAGAAATAAAAAAACAGCCGATTCTTGGGGGCATTGATTCGGCGAGTTATCTTTCTGATGATGAGTCATTTATGCTAAAAAGTTATTCTTCTGAAGAAATGTGTGCATCATCTGATAGTGAAAAAAGCGAAAGTTCAGATGCGCTTGAGCGGTTGTTTGCATCGTTCGAGAAACAAGGCACGTGTGCAGTCTCCGAATAG
- the dnaK gene encoding molecular chaperone DnaK: MGKIIGIDLGTTNSVVSFMEGGSPKVIPNQEGANTTPSIVAITKDGQRLVGAVAKRQAVTNPENTVFSAKRFIGKKFNVLTDRDKKLVPYHIVSTGNGDIAIEVQGKKLAPEEISAAVLQKLKQAAEDYLGEKVTEAVITVPAYFNDAQRQATKTAGQIAGLDVKRIINEPTAAALAYGLDKKNNETIAVFDFGGGTFDISILEVGDGVVEVKSTNGDTMLGGDNVDELLIEYLIEEFKKSNGVDLKNDKVAIQRLKEAAEKAKIELSAATETEVNLPYITADATGPKHLVTKISRAKLDNLCADIFKRLFEPCKQAIKDADISVSKIDEVILVGGSTRIPKIQEMVKEFFGKEPNRSVNPDEVVSLGAAIQGGVLAGDVTDVLLLDVTPLSLGIETLGGVATKLIERNTTIPAKKSQVFSTAEDNQTAVEIHVVQGEREFARDNKTLGRFKLDGIPAAPRGMPQVEVSFNLDANGIVHVSAKDLGTGKEQSITITNSSGLSKADIERLVQEAQQHEAEDKKLKEVIEKRNALDNMIMQIEKTLKDNKEKLPIAEVNIVEKALEDAKKVLSEKENDGEALQAATDDLMKASHKVAEIIYKDKNAQQSPQNDAQQQTGAEQGPIDADFEQK, encoded by the coding sequence ATGGGAAAAATTATCGGCATAGATCTGGGTACTACAAACTCAGTCGTATCATTCATGGAAGGCGGCAGCCCTAAAGTTATTCCTAACCAAGAAGGCGCCAATACTACCCCATCCATCGTGGCTATTACCAAAGACGGCCAACGCTTGGTAGGCGCTGTTGCAAAACGACAAGCAGTAACCAATCCCGAGAACACTGTTTTTTCGGCAAAGCGATTCATTGGTAAAAAGTTTAATGTATTAACCGATCGCGATAAAAAACTGGTTCCTTACCACATCGTCAGCACAGGCAATGGCGATATCGCTATCGAAGTTCAAGGCAAAAAACTTGCACCAGAAGAAATTTCAGCAGCTGTGTTACAAAAGTTAAAACAAGCGGCTGAAGATTATTTGGGCGAAAAAGTAACTGAAGCGGTTATTACCGTTCCTGCTTATTTTAACGATGCTCAACGACAAGCAACCAAAACAGCTGGTCAAATTGCAGGGCTAGACGTTAAACGTATTATCAATGAACCTACAGCAGCAGCGCTTGCTTATGGTCTTGACAAAAAGAATAACGAAACAATTGCGGTATTCGACTTTGGTGGCGGTACTTTTGATATCTCCATTTTGGAAGTAGGCGATGGCGTTGTTGAAGTTAAATCAACCAATGGTGACACCATGCTTGGTGGTGATAACGTTGACGAATTGTTAATTGAGTATCTCATCGAAGAATTTAAGAAATCAAATGGCGTCGATCTTAAAAACGACAAAGTTGCAATTCAACGCCTCAAAGAAGCTGCTGAAAAAGCTAAGATTGAACTTTCAGCTGCAACTGAAACAGAAGTCAATTTGCCTTACATCACCGCCGATGCAACGGGACCAAAGCACTTAGTAACAAAAATCTCCCGCGCCAAACTTGATAACTTGTGTGCAGACATTTTCAAACGCCTCTTTGAGCCATGCAAACAAGCTATCAAAGATGCTGATATCAGCGTAAGCAAAATCGACGAAGTCATTTTGGTTGGCGGCTCAACCCGTATTCCAAAGATTCAAGAAATGGTAAAAGAATTCTTTGGTAAAGAACCAAACCGTTCAGTAAACCCTGACGAAGTTGTTTCTTTGGGTGCTGCAATTCAAGGCGGCGTACTGGCTGGTGACGTTACCGACGTATTGCTCTTGGACGTAACACCACTTTCCTTGGGTATTGAAACCTTGGGGGGCGTTGCAACAAAGCTTATCGAACGTAACACCACCATCCCTGCTAAAAAGTCACAAGTGTTCTCAACCGCTGAAGACAACCAAACAGCAGTAGAAATTCATGTAGTTCAAGGTGAACGCGAATTTGCACGCGACAACAAAACGCTTGGCCGCTTCAAACTTGACGGTATCCCAGCTGCACCGCGCGGAATGCCACAAGTTGAAGTTTCCTTTAATTTGGACGCTAACGGCATTGTGCATGTTTCTGCAAAAGACTTGGGAACCGGTAAAGAACAAAGTATCACGATTACCAACTCTTCAGGCTTGAGCAAAGCTGATATCGAAAGACTTGTTCAAGAAGCACAACAACACGAAGCTGAAGACAAGAAACTTAAAGAAGTCATCGAAAAGCGTAATGCACTCGACAACATGATTATGCAAATCGAAAAGACGTTGAAAGACAACAAAGAAAAGCTTCCAATCGCAGAAGTTAACATTGTTGAAAAAGCATTAGAAGATGCTAAAAAAGTCTTGTCAGAA